GCGAAGGAGTCGGAACCAATCCATTCCGCCTCCTCCCGATCCGTTCCCACTCCCAAGACCAAACCCCGTACCAACCCCTTTCCCATCGCCGGCCCGGGCCACCCCGGAATCCCCCTCTGTCCCCTCTCCTGCCCCCGGACCGATCCCTCCACCGCCATTCGACCCACGCGACAAGAGGGTGATCTCACCCGACCCATCGCCCAGCCCCAATGGCTCATTGAAGGCCGATGTCCTCGGCCTTTCAGGGGGATCGCGAGGGGTCCACCTCGGCAGAGCTTTTTGGAGAGGAGAGAGGCGCGAAACTACGGGATCCTTCTGTTCCACTTTCCCCTCCTCTTCCTTCCGTGCACGTGTTGGTGGAGAGATGTCCTCCTGGGGCACAAAATCCCGAAGGACTGGCGCATCGGTTTTGCTCGCTTCCTTTTGACCATCGGAAGAATGCGACGCCTCTTCCATAGACGGCTTTGCTACACTCCCCGGGCCCGATGTATCCCGAGATAGATGCCCCTCTGTTCCGGGGCCGGGTGCCTGACCTCCTCCGGGAACGCCACCAACGAGCATGACCTCCATCGCTCCGTGACCATACGGGTAAAGGGGGACCACTGCCCCCCAGCGGATCAAGAGGAATATCGCAGCATGGAGAAGCACAGAAAAAAACCACGGGAGCGAATGTTGACTCAGTCGTAGTCGCATGGAAGGGTGCCTATTCGTAGAACCCCGAAAATTCGAGGATCGCGCCTGCCAAAAAGTTGGCACCAGGCGCTGGCATCAAAAAGCGCGTCCCACGGGAAGGGATACCCCACACCTCGTATTCGGCATCCGTGATGTTATTCCCCTGCAGGAAGAGGGTGAGCGGCCCTCGCCGATAACTCACTCGCCCATTCATGACGCCATAGGCATCCAACGGCTTGATGACATTCGCCGCGTCCCCCGACAGAAACTGCTCACTCACATAGAGTCCGGTGAGCGAAAAGGTCAGGCCCTCGATCGGATAGACGTTAATCCCGAGGCCCAGACGATTCCGCGGGACGAGGGGGATGTCGTTTCCTTCGCGGGCCAGCCCCGAGATTAATAACGCGTCAGTCTCGAAGGTCGCCTTGATGTAGGAATAGTTGAGAAATCCGTCCACCACGCCGTCGTATTGTCCCCGCAGCGTCAGCTCAATCCCGCGACGCCGAGTCTCATCCACGTTCTCATTCAACCCAGTGAACAGACCGGTGGGCACGAACAAGATCTCATCTTTCACATCGGTCTGAAAAAGCGCCAGTGTTCCATCAAAATGCTCGCCCATGCGGGTCCGTGTCCCCAGCTCAAAGGTGCGGGATGTGGCCGGCTCCAGGTCCGGGTTCGAGGAAAAGGGGGCAAAAGCGAAAAGTTCATTCACCGTGGGGGTGCGGAATCCTTCCGAGTAACTGAAGTAGACCACAACATCTGGGTCAGTCTCCGACGCAATCCAGGTCAATCCGGCCATGGGATTGAATCGCTCGAAGGTTCGGACGCGATCCCTCGTGGGGACGAGCTGGTCGGTAAAGTCAATCTGGTCATAGTCGTAGCGCCCGCCGGCGCTCAGGATGAGGACCTCCGGAATCAGGTCGAGACTGTCCTGAAAAAAGAAGCCCAGGACCTGTTCGTCGGTCTCCGTCCTGGAGGGGAACGTGCCGGAATCACTACTGTCAAAATCACTACTCGCGTACTCCATGCCTGCAACGAAGAGGTTCGGGCGATCAAAGGGGGTGGCCTCGTGTATCACCTGAACAGTAGCGCCACCCGTGAGAATGTCGAGTAAGATCTCATTTGTGCCGCCAGAGAGGAACCTGTCGAAGCTCTCCTGGTCCAGGTCGCGGACAAAGCCGTTGAGCGCAACGGAGAAGCCGGCCGGAAGTTCCTGCCGAAGATTGAGGGTCCCTTGGTTGAGCATACGATCTGCGAAGTCTCCCGGGGTGCAGTTCGCCGTGCGATCTATGTTGATGCTGGGGCACACCCCCGGAATACCTTCTTCCGGCAGCGTGCCAGGTTGCTCCAGATGATCGTCGACATAGAGGTAGGAGAGGGTGATGTCGGTCCCCAGGGAAGGAATCGGGCGGCCCACCTTGACAAAGAGCTGTCTCACATCGGAGTCGGAGTTATCCCGGAAACCATCCTCGAAGTCTTGCGTAAATCCAAGATAGTAGTCGAAGCCCCCGACGGGGCCGCCGAAACTTCCCCGGTATCGCTGGCGTCCAAAACTGCCGCCGGCCACCTCGACCTTGGCCTCGGGCACCGGTCCTCCCCGCTTGGTCTGGAGGTTGACGACCCCAGCCAACGCGTTCTTTCCAAAGACGGACGCAGTCCCAGGAAGGACCTGGATCCCTTGCAGATCTTTCACCGGGATCAGATCCCAATTGACAAAGTTGAAATCGGGGTTGTTGACGCGGACCCCGTCGAGGATCACGGTGGTCGTTGTCACCGGTGCGCCGCTGAAGCCTCGCATATCAAAGGTGGGTTCATACGGATTCCCGGTGTTGTTGTACAGGGTAACCCCGGGCTCGGTCTTAATAACCTCAGGGACCGTGTGTGCCTCTGAGGTTTCGATCTCCTCTGCGGTCGTCTCCCGGACCTGGCCCGGAAACCGGCGGAGATCCAGGGGAAACTCGAGCAGCCGAGTGCCCCGGACGACCACCGTCGGGAGTTGAACAATTTCCTCTTCCTCGCCTATTTTTTTCTCCGTTGATTTCTCCTGGGCCCAGGCCACCCCGATCAATAACCCTGTGAGTGCTGCCGTCAGGATCGCATTCTTGAAAATCGTGGAAACCATGGAACACCTCCCTTTCCGCGAAAGTGATGTTCGTCTTCCCCCGGAAAAGGTTTCCTGACTCGTGGATCATCACCCCCTGCGCCTTCCCATCCCGCTTCGCGGGACAGTGGCATGATGCAGGGAGGTTCCCCACTTACAGTGGCGGGACCGCGCTGGATTTGCACCAGCTTCCCTTTAATCCGGGGACAGTACGGTTCACAGTTCATCGTTCACGGTTCACGGTAAAAATCGGGGCTCAGTCTATGAACTGTCAACTGTGAACCCCGTTAGAAGCGGGGCAGGATGCGGATTTTGCCCGTCTCTGGATCCGTGTCGATCCAGACGGCGCAGCCGTAGGCCTTTTCTAAGATCTCCGGTCGCATCACCTCCTCTGGCAAGCCGGCGGTCAGGACTGTCCCCTCCTTGAGCAGAACGAGCCGGTCCGAAACCGCCGCCGCCGCGTTGAGATCGTGAGAGACCAAAATTATGGTGAGTCCCCCTTCAGACTTGAGTCGTTTGAGGAGCCCCAAAATCTCGACTTGATGACTGAGGTCGAGATGAGCCGTTGGCTCATCGAGCAGCAGGAGTCGGGGGTGCTGGGCCAGCGCACGGGCAATGACGACCCGTTGCTTCTCGCCGCTCGAGAGCTGGTCGAGATACTTGGCTGCCAAGTGAGCAGTCCCTGTCTCGTCCATCGCGCGTTCCGTTGTCTGGTGATCCTCTGCTGTCTCGAGGCCGATGCCCCGAGCGTGCGGGTATCGCCCCATGGCGACGACCTGCTCCACCGTAAAGGAAAAGGCCACCTGAAATTCCTGGGGGACCACGGCCACGGTTCGCGCGACCTCCCGTTTAGTGAGGGCGTTGACGTCTCGGCCAAAGAGCGAAATCGTCCCCTCCTCCGCAACGAGAACTCGACTGAGAAGTCGCAACAGGGTCGTCTTGCCTGCACTGTTGGGCCCGATCACTCCCAAGATTTCACCCGACTCGACGGTTAACGAAATCCCATCCAAGACGCGCCCATTGCGATAGCTAAAGCGCAGATCGTCAACTTCGACCGCTTTCATGGATAGACGCTCCGATACCTGCTCCGGAGCAAGTACGCAAAGAACGGAGCACCCACGAACGCGGTGATGACCCCCACAGGGAGCTCCAAGGGTGCCGCCACCGTCCGGGCTACGATATCCGCCAGGATCAGGAAGATTGCCCCGCCGAAGAGGGAGGCAGGGATGACCAGACGGTTGTCCGAGCCGAGGCAGAGACGAACAGCGTGGGGAACCATCAGGCCAACGAAAGCGATAGACCCGCTGGCCGAGACCGCCGCGCCCGTGACCAGACTGCAGGCGACAAAGATGATCCGTTTCACCCACTCAGGTTCCACCCCCAACTGGGCCGCCGCCTCTTCCCCCGCCGACAAGAGGTTCAACGCGAGGACCTGGCCATAGATGAGCACGGTGCCGATCAGCAAGCAGCCCAGAACGATGCCTATCGTAGGATAGCTCACGACGCGGAGATTCCCCATCAGGTAGAACACGACCCCCTGAAGCTCTTCCGCCTGCATCAAGGCTGAGGCAAGCATGATGGCCGAGGAGAAGAAAAGTGAGACCACCACTCCAGCGAGAAGCAGAGTGTGGACGGGAAGGCGACCGTCGATGCTCGCGATGCCATAAACCACGACCGCCGCCACCAATGCCCCCACAAAGCCGAAGAGGGGCAAGAAGAGGATGCCGGTCCCTGCGCCAAGGCCTGTCAGGACCCCCATCACGACTCCGAAGGCTGCCCCACTTGAAACGCCCAGGATATAGGGGTCTGCCAGCGGGTTCCGGGAGATCGCCTGAAATCCCGCCCCGGCTAACGCCAAGGCCGACCCCACAATACCGGCGAGGAGGGTTCGGGGGAGTCGCAGGCTTAGAACGATAGTCTCTTGCGTTTCTGTCCAGGAAACGGGATTGGGGAAAAGCTTCCCAAAGAGCATCCCAAAGATCTCGGCAAATCCCACCCGGACCGTCCCCACGGACAGGGCCAGGACGATGGCTCCCACGAGCCCAGCGGTGAGTATGCCCATGACCCACAGCAGACGGCCAAGCGTCATGGACCACCTCCGCGAAAGACCCCGGGGTGAAGAAGACCCGCCAAAAACTCCGCTGCCTCAACGATCCTGGGCCCAGGACGATTGATCAGATTGGCGTCAATGACTCGCACTGCCCCTTCCCGAACCGCCCGCATCTCTCTCCACCCCGGCAAGCGACGAAGGACCTCCCGATCTTCAGGGACGCCACCATCTAAGGCCAGAACGATCACATCAGGTTCATGAACCAAAACCTGTTCAAGGCTGTACCGAGAAAACTCGAGTGTCCGCACGACGTTCGCCCCCCCCGCCACATCGATGAGTCCATCAATGACGGTCCCTCGTCCGGCCACAATGAGGGGATCGATCCAGATAACAAAAAGGACTTTCGGTCTGGCTAGTCCCTTGACCTTCTTCGATACGGTAGCCATGCGTCGCCGCATCTCGGCGATCAACGTCTCGGCCTGCTGTCGTCTCCCCACCACCTCGCCAACCTTCTGAATGGACTCAAAAACCCCTCCAACTCCTATAGGCTTCACTCCGAAGACCGGGATGTGGATCCGCTCCAGTTGAGAGAGAGTCCCCCAGCGGTTCGCATCAGCGGATACGAAAATCAGGTCCGGTTTGAGCGCGACGACCACCTCCAGGTTCGGGTTGATGCCGCCGCCCACGCTCGGCTTTGCCTCGACCTCGGGCGGATAGGTGGCGTAGTCGGTCACCCCCACCACCGCATCTCCTGCGCCGAGCGCATAGAGGATCTCGGTGAGGCTGGGCGCCAATGAAATGATGCGACGGGGTGGCCCTTGAAGCTCAACCTCCCGTCCCACCATATCGACGAAAGTCGCCGGTTTGACCGGTGACACCCAGAGCAGAATCGAGAGGGCACACAGAACCCCTCTTTTCCCCGTCATCGCTTCCCCTCGATTAGGCGATAGATCGCGGCCATGTCGAGATGGGCGCGGACCAAGTCGGCTAATCGGTCGTACTCACGCTCAAGGTCCCATCCCTGTGGGTTGCTGACCGGGCGAGAACCTCCCCTCGTCTCCCAAAGCTCCTGGAGAAACCGATGCCGGAACGACGCGTTCTCGAACAAACCGTGAATATTGCTCCCCCAGACCCTTCCGCTGCCGTCGTGAGCCCCATCCTGGATCCGCACTGCCTGCCCTGACCGCTCTACGATCTCGAAGGCAGTCTCGGCCCCATCCACGGGGAAGGAAAGCCCATGATGAATCTCGTAGCCTGTCACTTCACACTCATTCCATTGGCACCTGGCCCGGACCTGATGCGTAATCTTCTCCCGCCGAAAGCGGGTTGTGACTTGAAGGAGTCCGAGGCCCTCAACCTGGTTCCGCTCTGACTCCACATGATCCGGGTCGGCGATACGCGTCCCGAGCATCTGATAGCCGCCGCAGATGCCGACCACGACTTTTCCGTTTGCGGCTGCCCGCTTGATGGCATCGGCCAGGCCCCGATCACGCAAAAAGGTCAGATCTTCAGCGGTGCTCTTGCTCCCGGGGAGGATGAGACAGTCGAGGGCTGCCATCTCATCTGGGGACCGGATGTAGCTGAGCTGGACATCCGGCTCTGCGGCGAGCGGGTCAAAGTCGGTGAAGTTGGACAGGTGGGGAAGCGCGACAACCCCGATCCGTAGGCCGCGACCATTTTCTTGCGCCGTGCCAGGCGTGAAATGCTCCGGCAGCGCGTCTTCTTCGGGGAGACGGATGTCGCGACAGAACGGGACGACACCGAAGACCCGCTTGCCGGTTCGGGCCTCAACAAAGTCGAGGCCGGGAGCCAACAGCGTCAGGTCCCCGCGAAATTTATTGATGACGAAGCCGGCCACCCGGTCCCGTTCCACCGGCTCGAGCAGCTCCAGGGTCCCGACGAGCGCTGCGAAGACACCTCCCTTGTCGATGTCCCCGACCAGGAGCACCGGTGCATCCGCCATGTCGGCGACCGCCATATTCACCACGTCACGGTCGCGGAGGTTGACCTCGGCCGGAGACCCTGCGCCCTCGATCAGGACGACCTCATACTCCGCCGCGAGACGTTCGTAGGCCTCGCGGACCACGCGGCGCAGCGCCGGGATCTGCTCAGCGCCGTAGGCGACGGCAGAGAAGGTCCCAGTCGGTCGGCCGAGGACGATCACTTGGGCATCGGTCTCGTTGGTCGGCTTGAGGAGGATGGGATTCATCAGGACCGACGGCACGACGCGGGCGGCCTGCGCTTGCACCGCCTGGGCTCGCCCGATCTCACCCCCTTCAGGGGTGACGAAGGAGTTTAGGGCCATGTTCTGGGCCTTGAACGGGGCAACCCTATAGCCGTCCTGGGCGAGGATACGGCAGAGGGCAGCCACCAGAATGCTCTTGCCCACATCAGAGGCGGTCCCCTGGACCATCAGGCTCTTGGCGGACACTGAATCACCTCCCAAAACAAAAAGCCCCAACCTTCAAGGTTGGGGCTCCCGTCGCTCCAAGATCCGCGGTGCCTGTCGACACCACTCCCAGATCACGCGGTGGCCGTTCCCCTCGGAAGGCCTCAAAGAGTCCGCGAGGCTGGGCAGGTTTCCTGGCTTGCGGGTCCCTTTACTCTCCGCGCCTTCCCATCCCGCTGTGCGAGACAGTGGCTCGTGCGGATTTCATCACCGCTTACAGTTGCGGGGCAGCAGTGGATTCTCCCCCTCTCCCTCGGGGATACACCACTTTCCCTACGCCCAGCCCCTCTTGCCGTTCTGGGTCGGTAGATACCCCGAGTCAGTAGTCCCTGTCAAGGGGAGATTTCAGTTACATGCTGTGTGGGAGAAACCGGCGAATGCGGGCGAGAAGGTCTTCGCGCTCGAAGGGCTTGGTAATGTAATCATCTGCCCTGTACAACCCACGGGCTTCCTGTGCATGGTGTTCCCGCGTGTACACTTGAGTCATCATGATCACTGGTAGTGAGGCAGTCTCCGGATGGTCCTTGATCCTGCGGCACAGATCAAAGCCGTGCATCCGGGGCATGAGGACATCAGTGATGACCAGGTCGGGAGGGTCCTGCATCAGGACCTCAAGGGCTTCTACGCCGTCCTGGGCCGTCATTACGTCAAACCCCGCCGCGGTCAAAATATCGGTGAGGTACGCTCGGAATAACTTGGTGTCTTCCACCACCAGGATCTTGGCCTGTCCGTTGATGGGGGGATCCACCGTGACCGCTTCCGGTCCATGATGGAGCACCCCGATGAGAAAATCGCACTGGGGACATTGGGCCTCCACTCTGGCGCCCGGGACGGGCCTCTCCTGCAAGGAAAAGACGTTTTCACACTGGGGACAGGTCACAGAGTACTCGGCGAGTCCTACCTCCAAGAATTTGGAGAGATCTGACTGATCGCGGATCTCCGAGGTCACCTCGTCTGCCCCGGCTTCTCGGCCCAGCGCTATGTCCTCGTCGGTCGGATCCCCCTCGACCCAGAGCAGGATCCTCGCTTTCGGACAGGACTTTCTGAGAGCCTGACAGACGGTCCACGCCTCCTCTCGGGAGCGGCTCATGTTGAGGAAAATGAAGTCCGGAGGGTCTGACAAGGCCATCGGCACGGCCATACCGAGGTTGCATGCGGTGATCATCCTCAGCCTCTGGGACTCGAGGAGGCCCTGCAACCGTGCTCGAGATTCATTCTTGTCGTCAGCGATCAGGATGTTGCCCATCTCTGTTGCCCCCTGGAACTCTTTTTTTGTGCATTTTTGGTGCCAAACACTTCACAACCAGATTGGGATTAACCCCTCTACTTTCAGTAGGTTATCCGCCTGATCCAATTCAGCGTTTTGCTCGGTGCTAGTAGTGGTGCTAGTCGGTGCCGGAATTAAACGCTCGACAGCCGCCCGTTTATGGTCAGGGGAGAGATGGTCCTGCGAGTGAGGGACCTCCTGACGTGGATAAAATTGTCTCGGCTCAAGCGGTGCCCCGAGTGCAAGCGACTCTTTATCGCGGTGCGACACCAACAATTTGATACCCCCAAGTGTAGTCTCCGAGATCGGACACGGCGATTTTACCAGAAGAAACGCAAGGCCCGGTCCCGGAAATAGGCAATAGGGCGTGACCGATTGGGCCGAAG
The sequence above is a segment of the Candidatus Methylomirabilota bacterium genome. Coding sequences within it:
- a CDS encoding cobalamin-binding protein, which codes for MTGKRGVLCALSILLWVSPVKPATFVDMVGREVELQGPPRRIISLAPSLTEILYALGAGDAVVGVTDYATYPPEVEAKPSVGGGINPNLEVVVALKPDLIFVSADANRWGTLSQLERIHIPVFGVKPIGVGGVFESIQKVGEVVGRRQQAETLIAEMRRRMATVSKKVKGLARPKVLFVIWIDPLIVAGRGTVIDGLIDVAGGANVVRTLEFSRYSLEQVLVHEPDVIVLALDGGVPEDREVLRRLPGWREMRAVREGAVRVIDANLINRPGPRIVEAAEFLAGLLHPGVFRGGGP
- a CDS encoding response regulator; this translates as MGNILIADDKNESRARLQGLLESQRLRMITACNLGMAVPMALSDPPDFIFLNMSRSREEAWTVCQALRKSCPKARILLWVEGDPTDEDIALGREAGADEVTSEIRDQSDLSKFLEVGLAEYSVTCPQCENVFSLQERPVPGARVEAQCPQCDFLIGVLHHGPEAVTVDPPINGQAKILVVEDTKLFRAYLTDILTAAGFDVMTAQDGVEALEVLMQDPPDLVITDVLMPRMHGFDLCRRIKDHPETASLPVIMMTQVYTREHHAQEARGLYRADDYITKPFEREDLLARIRRFLPHSM
- a CDS encoding iron ABC transporter permease; the encoded protein is MTLGRLLWVMGILTAGLVGAIVLALSVGTVRVGFAEIFGMLFGKLFPNPVSWTETQETIVLSLRLPRTLLAGIVGSALALAGAGFQAISRNPLADPYILGVSSGAAFGVVMGVLTGLGAGTGILFLPLFGFVGALVAAVVVYGIASIDGRLPVHTLLLAGVVVSLFFSSAIMLASALMQAEELQGVVFYLMGNLRVVSYPTIGIVLGCLLIGTVLIYGQVLALNLLSAGEEAAAQLGVEPEWVKRIIFVACSLVTGAAVSASGSIAFVGLMVPHAVRLCLGSDNRLVIPASLFGGAIFLILADIVARTVAAPLELPVGVITAFVGAPFFAYLLRSRYRSVYP
- a CDS encoding cobyric acid synthase, with protein sequence MSAKSLMVQGTASDVGKSILVAALCRILAQDGYRVAPFKAQNMALNSFVTPEGGEIGRAQAVQAQAARVVPSVLMNPILLKPTNETDAQVIVLGRPTGTFSAVAYGAEQIPALRRVVREAYERLAAEYEVVLIEGAGSPAEVNLRDRDVVNMAVADMADAPVLLVGDIDKGGVFAALVGTLELLEPVERDRVAGFVINKFRGDLTLLAPGLDFVEARTGKRVFGVVPFCRDIRLPEEDALPEHFTPGTAQENGRGLRIGVVALPHLSNFTDFDPLAAEPDVQLSYIRSPDEMAALDCLILPGSKSTAEDLTFLRDRGLADAIKRAAANGKVVVGICGGYQMLGTRIADPDHVESERNQVEGLGLLQVTTRFRREKITHQVRARCQWNECEVTGYEIHHGLSFPVDGAETAFEIVERSGQAVRIQDGAHDGSGRVWGSNIHGLFENASFRHRFLQELWETRGGSRPVSNPQGWDLEREYDRLADLVRAHLDMAAIYRLIEGKR
- a CDS encoding ABC transporter ATP-binding protein produces the protein MKAVEVDDLRFSYRNGRVLDGISLTVESGEILGVIGPNSAGKTTLLRLLSRVLVAEEGTISLFGRDVNALTKREVARTVAVVPQEFQVAFSFTVEQVVAMGRYPHARGIGLETAEDHQTTERAMDETGTAHLAAKYLDQLSSGEKQRVVIARALAQHPRLLLLDEPTAHLDLSHQVEILGLLKRLKSEGGLTIILVSHDLNAAAAVSDRLVLLKEGTVLTAGLPEEVMRPEILEKAYGCAVWIDTDPETGKIRILPRF
- a CDS encoding TonB-dependent receptor translates to MVSTIFKNAILTAALTGLLIGVAWAQEKSTEKKIGEEEEIVQLPTVVVRGTRLLEFPLDLRRFPGQVRETTAEEIETSEAHTVPEVIKTEPGVTLYNNTGNPYEPTFDMRGFSGAPVTTTTVILDGVRVNNPDFNFVNWDLIPVKDLQGIQVLPGTASVFGKNALAGVVNLQTKRGGPVPEAKVEVAGGSFGRQRYRGSFGGPVGGFDYYLGFTQDFEDGFRDNSDSDVRQLFVKVGRPIPSLGTDITLSYLYVDDHLEQPGTLPEEGIPGVCPSINIDRTANCTPGDFADRMLNQGTLNLRQELPAGFSVALNGFVRDLDQESFDRFLSGGTNEILLDILTGGATVQVIHEATPFDRPNLFVAGMEYASSDFDSSDSGTFPSRTETDEQVLGFFFQDSLDLIPEVLILSAGGRYDYDQIDFTDQLVPTRDRVRTFERFNPMAGLTWIASETDPDVVVYFSYSEGFRTPTVNELFAFAPFSSNPDLEPATSRTFELGTRTRMGEHFDGTLALFQTDVKDEILFVPTGLFTGLNENVDETRRRGIELTLRGQYDGVVDGFLNYSYIKATFETDALLISGLAREGNDIPLVPRNRLGLGINVYPIEGLTFSLTGLYVSEQFLSGDAANVIKPLDAYGVMNGRVSYRRGPLTLFLQGNNITDAEYEVWGIPSRGTRFLMPAPGANFLAGAILEFSGFYE
- a CDS encoding energy transducer TonB, which encodes MEQKDPVVSRLSPLQKALPRWTPRDPPERPRTSAFNEPLGLGDGSGEITLLSRGSNGGGGIGPGAGEGTEGDSGVARAGDGKGVGTGFGLGSGNGSGGGGMDWFRLLRDKIERAKQYPPRARRWGMEGTAEVQFRIARDGSVEDVT